The DNA segment CGTCACCATCCCGTCCTCGATCATCGGGTCGAGCTCGGTGAGAAACGGTTCGATGCGTTCCCTTCGATCCACGATCTCGACCACGATCGGCAGGTCCTCCGAAAGGCGCAGGATCGAGGCGCGGTGAATCCGCGAGTTGGCACCGAAGCCCTCGATGCCGCGCAGGACCGTCGCCCCCGAGAGGCCGCGCTCGCGGGCCCGCTGGACGATCGCCTCGTAGAGCGGCACGCCCCCGGAGCGATTCGACTCGCCGATGTAGATCCGCAGGAGAAGCCGGTCGCCCTGAAGCTCCATCGTCGTTCCTCCTAGAGCGCCCGCGCCAGCATCGCGCCGCCCACCACCCCGATGAGTCCCGCCGTCACGTTGACGGCGACATTGGCCGCCGCGAGCAGTGTATTGCCGTCACGCAGCAGGGCGAACGTCTCGAAGCCGAAGCTCGAGAAGGTCGTGAATCCGCCGAGCAGGCCGATGAGAACGAAGGTCCGGGTCTCCGGCGCGACCACCAGGCGTTGCTCGAAGAGCATGGCCAGAAAGCCGATCAGCAGACAGCCACTGGAATTGACCGCCAGCGTCCCCCAGGGGAAGACCGCCGCCCAGCCCTGCGCCTCGCCGGCCCGCCGCTGCACCCAGCCCTGCAGGAGGTAGCGCGCCAGCGAACCGAGGCCGCCGCCGACCGCCGCTGCCAGCCAATGGCCCGCCTGCCGCATCATCGATGCAGTTTATCCCCACGCAGTTCCTCCCCGCGCGGGTTCTCCCCGCGCAGTTCATCCAGCCTGCGAACGCTCGCCGAACAGCAGCGCCGGGAGCTCGACGAGGCTCCGGAGATCGCCCTGCCCGGAGGGCGAAAGCAGGAGCGCCTGCATGCCGGCCCCCAGGGCGCCCTCGACGTCGTCACGCCGGCTGTCGCCGACGTGGAGCGCACGCTCCGCGGTGACGCCCAGGTCCGCGAGCGCGCTCTCGAAGATCCGCGGATGCGGCTTCTCTGCTCCGACGATGGCGGAGATCGCGAAGGTGTCGAAGAAGTCGGCGAGCTCGAGGCGCTCGAGCAGCAGCGGCAGGCGCTGATCCCAGTTCGAGATCACCGCCAGCTTGAGGCCCGCGAGGCGGAGGCCGGCGAGCATCTCGCGCGTGCCGGGCGCGACCACCCAGGCCGCAGGCTGCGCGAAGCGGTCGAAGAGCTCGGCGGCAGCGAAGGCGGTCGGGCGGGGGGCGTCGACCAACTCGCAGGTGCGCTCGACGAAGTGCCGCCAGAAGCCGCGCGCGCCGTTGGCATGGTTCACGAAGCGGTCGCGCGCCGGCGAGGCCGCACAGGCGAGCTCCTGCCAGACGAGCGGGATGGCGGCCTCGACGTCGCCGGCCGCGACTTCGATGCCGTGTCGGGCGAGGACTTCGGCGTACTGCTGCCCGAGCGCCGGACAGGAGAGCAGTGTGTGGGTGACGTCGAAGGTTACCGCTTCGAGCTTCACGAGGCGCCCGACCCGGGGCGTTCGGCGGCAGGGGCGGAGTCCGGCAGCGCCGGCTGCGCGTGGTCGAGGAGATAGAACGCGGCGATGACCAGGGCATGGCGGATCGCGCCCGAGCGGATGAGCCCTGGAATCTCCGTGAGAGCCGCGATCTCGACCGTGAGCTCCTCTTCGCCGTCGCCTTCCGGTTCGCCCTCCCGCACGAGATCCCGGGCGATGTAGGTCTGGCAGCGGTTGGTGATGAACGCCGGGTTCGGCTCGACTTCGCCCAGCAGGGCGAGCGTCCCGGCACGGTAGCCGGTCTCCTCGAAGAGCTCGCGGCCGGCGGCGGCCTGCGGATCGACCTCTTCGCCGACCTCGACCATGCCGCCGGGGATCTCGAGCGTCGACGCGCCGATCCCATAGCGCCACTGGCGGACGAGCAGGACGCGATCGCCGGGCAGCAGGGCGATGACGTTCACCCAGGTCGGCGCGTCGAGGGTGAGCGCCTCGCGGGTAGCGCCGGCTGCAGCCGGGGCGAACCCGCCCTCTTCGGTACTCTCCGCCACCAGCGACTCGCGGCGCAGGGCGAACAGCCGATGCTGGAAGAGGGTCTCGCTGTGGGTGACGCGCCAGCTCCGCATGCCGCGAGGATATCGGAGATGGGCGTACGCAGATGCCAGGAGATGCGAGGGGCGCGCTCACCCTTCGACTGTCGCGCACCCGGGCCACGCTGTCGGACCGGGATTCGCCCGAGGTCGCCTAGAATGCACTTCGATGTCTCCGTACTTGCGGCTCGTCGCCGCTGCCGCCGCGCTCGGCCTCTGGCTGGCGCTCTATTTTCTCGGCCGCACGGCTGGAGGCGGAATTCACCTCCTGCCCGTCGCCGCACTGGCCCTTGTCCTGTGGGCGCGGCGCACCCGCGAACCCGACCGACACGAGGAGACCTCGAGATGAGCCTGCGAAAGATCGTTGCCCTGCTGCTCGTCGCCGCCGGCGTCTTCATCCTGGTCCAGGGCGGCTTCAGCTTCGCGAAGGACAAGGACACCGCGAAGATCGGCCCGCTCGAGTTCTCGGTCGCCAAGAAGGAGCGCGTCCAGCTCCCCAAGTGGGCCGGCATCGCCGCGATCGCGGTCGGCGCCGGACTCCTGCTGTTGCCCGGCAAGCGCTGAAACGCGCCGCTCCCGATCGCAACGCCAGCGCGCGGAAGCGCCCGGCTACTGCCGCCAGGCCTCGACCGGATTCGCGAGCACAGGAAGGCCCGGAATCTCGACCTCGACGCGGTCGCCGTCGGCGAGCGGTCCGACGCCGGCGGGGGTGCCGGTAAGGAAGAGATCTCCCGGTTCGAGGGTCATGCGGCAGGAGGCATAGGCCAGGAGCTCCGCGAAGCCGAAAACCATCTCGCCCACCCGGCCGTGCTGGCGGAGGGCGCCGTTCACTCGCGTGCGCACCTCGAGGCCCTCGAGCTCGGGTTCGACGAGGATCGCCGGGCCGAGCGGACAGAAAGTGTCGAACGACTTCGCCCCCGAGAACGAGCCGTCGCGCTTCTGCAGATCGCGCGCCGAAACATCGTTGGCGCAGGTGACGCCGAGGATGCCGGCGAGCGCCTCGGCCGGTCCGACGCGGCGCAGACGGTGCCTCACGACCAGCGCGATCTCGCCCTCGAAATCGACGCGCGCACTCTCCGGCGGCAGGACGATCGCGGAGCCGGGGCCGACGACCGCCGACGGCGCCTTGAGGAAGAGGAGCGGCTCGGTGGGCAGCGGATTTCCGAGCTCGGCGGCGTGGTCGCGATAGTTGCGGCCCACGCAGACGATCTTCCCGGGAACGAGCGGTGCGCGTACCGCGTCACCCTCCCCGAGGTCGATCGTGCGGCCGAACTGCCACTGCGAGAGCGGCGTCTCGAACGGATCCGAGAACAGCACGCGGAGTTGGGCGAGGGAGGGGCCAGCGGCGAGCAGGCCTTCGGAGCCGAATCGACAGAGGAGCATCGGTCGGATTCTATTCCCCCGAAGACGTCGGGGGCATCGGGGACGCGGGCGGCTGCTGGCGGAGCCGGCGGCGTGCGCGGGAGGAGAGCGGCGTCACCACGAGCGCTCCGGTGATGTCGTTCAGGTCGACGTAGATCTCGGTCTCGTAGACCGCTGTGAGGTGCTGGTAGGTCAGCACCTCGGCGGTCGGCCCGGCGGCGACCACCCGCCCGCCCTGGAGAAGCACGACCCGGTCGCAGTACTCGGCGGCGAGGTTCAAGTCGTGCAGAACCGCGACGACGCCCGTCCCTTCGTCGGCCAGTTCCCGCACCCGATCGAAGAGCTCGACCTGGAAACGCAGGTCGAGGAAGCTCGCCGGCTCGTCGAGGAGCAGGATCGGCGCCTTCTGCGCGAGAGCGCGCGCGAAGACGATCCGCTGGCGCTCGCCCGACGACAGCTCGTCGATCGGCCTCGCGGCGAGGTGCAGCGCGCCGCAGCGCGCCAGCGCCTGGCGCGCGATCTCGAAGTCGCACGCCGACTCGAAGGCGAGGCTCCCGAGGTGGGGATGCCGCCCCATCACGACGACTTCGAGCGCGGTGAACGGAAAGTCGAAGCGCGGCTCCTGCGGCACGAC comes from the Thermoanaerobaculia bacterium genome and includes:
- a CDS encoding DUF190 domain-containing protein — its product is MELQGDRLLLRIYIGESNRSGGVPLYEAIVQRARERGLSGATVLRGIEGFGANSRIHRASILRLSEDLPIVVEIVDRRERIEPFLTELDPMIEDGMVT
- the crcB gene encoding fluoride efflux transporter CrcB, which codes for MRQAGHWLAAAVGGGLGSLARYLLQGWVQRRAGEAQGWAAVFPWGTLAVNSSGCLLIGFLAMLFEQRLVVAPETRTFVLIGLLGGFTTFSSFGFETFALLRDGNTLLAAANVAVNVTAGLIGVVGGAMLARAL
- a CDS encoding HAD-IA family hydrolase → MKLEAVTFDVTHTLLSCPALGQQYAEVLARHGIEVAAGDVEAAIPLVWQELACAASPARDRFVNHANGARGFWRHFVERTCELVDAPRPTAFAAAELFDRFAQPAAWVVAPGTREMLAGLRLAGLKLAVISNWDQRLPLLLERLELADFFDTFAISAIVGAEKPHPRIFESALADLGVTAERALHVGDSRRDDVEGALGAGMQALLLSPSGQGDLRSLVELPALLFGERSQAG
- a CDS encoding NUDIX hydrolase — its product is MRSWRVTHSETLFQHRLFALRRESLVAESTEEGGFAPAAAGATREALTLDAPTWVNVIALLPGDRVLLVRQWRYGIGASTLEIPGGMVEVGEEVDPQAAAGRELFEETGYRAGTLALLGEVEPNPAFITNRCQTYIARDLVREGEPEGDGEEELTVEIAALTEIPGLIRSGAIRHALVIAAFYLLDHAQPALPDSAPAAERPGSGAS
- a CDS encoding fumarylacetoacetate hydrolase family protein; this encodes MLLCRFGSEGLLAAGPSLAQLRVLFSDPFETPLSQWQFGRTIDLGEGDAVRAPLVPGKIVCVGRNYRDHAAELGNPLPTEPLLFLKAPSAVVGPGSAIVLPPESARVDFEGEIALVVRHRLRRVGPAEALAGILGVTCANDVSARDLQKRDGSFSGAKSFDTFCPLGPAILVEPELEGLEVRTRVNGALRQHGRVGEMVFGFAELLAYASCRMTLEPGDLFLTGTPAGVGPLADGDRVEVEIPGLPVLANPVEAWRQ
- a CDS encoding ABC transporter ATP-binding protein; amino-acid sequence: MVEGALTPVPAPLLEVRNLTVAYGSRLALAGVDLRLEAGSVVGLLGPNGAGKSTLVRAVSGVLAGFSGSVKVAGDDLRSLPRKEVARRIAVVPQEPRFDFPFTALEVVVMGRHPHLGSLAFESACDFEIARQALARCGALHLAARPIDELSSGERQRIVFARALAQKAPILLLDEPASFLDLRFQVELFDRVRELADEGTGVVAVLHDLNLAAEYCDRVVLLQGGRVVAAGPTAEVLTYQHLTAVYETEIYVDLNDITGALVVTPLSSRARRRLRQQPPASPMPPTSSGE